The proteins below come from a single Thermodesulfovibrionales bacterium genomic window:
- the ftsW gene encoding putative lipid II flippase FtsW — protein sequence MVSGRIDRTLLLITLTLSVIGVLMVYSSTSVSPETGTQSYYYLKKHLLTFFIGLLLMIFFTYTDISTIKAMAIPLLFFSFFLLLLVFTGLGFTAGGARRWLRLWPTVFQPSELAKLSMVIFLSWYMARERFESDRLRDILIPVFVMACFQVVFIKQPDFGAFMTFGILTFSMIYLSGARLRYILSFGVLLIPVIYYLIKEPYRWKRIVAFLDPWRDPAGSGFQLIQSLIAFGSGGLTGVGLGESKQKLLYLPAIHNDFIFALVGEELGFIGASIVVLLFLWLFLRGMRIAKNTVDGFSFYLASGISLMLAIQAVVNFAVSTGLAPTKGLPLPFISYGGSSLVVNMTAVGILLNISKNSQVPSERRVHKKDWLLERKKAYVRKFKKRWQSRGNITL from the coding sequence GTGGTATCAGGAAGGATTGACAGGACACTCCTTCTAATAACTCTCACCCTCTCAGTTATAGGTGTGCTAATGGTGTACAGCTCAACCTCTGTATCACCAGAAACAGGGACACAGTCCTATTACTACCTCAAGAAACATCTCCTTACCTTTTTTATAGGACTCTTACTGATGATATTTTTTACATATACGGATATCTCAACAATAAAGGCAATGGCGATCCCTCTGCTTTTTTTCTCCTTCTTTCTGCTTCTTCTGGTATTCACAGGTCTTGGTTTTACTGCTGGTGGCGCAAGGAGATGGCTCAGACTCTGGCCAACAGTTTTTCAGCCTTCAGAGCTTGCCAAACTCTCAATGGTGATCTTTCTTTCATGGTATATGGCAAGGGAGAGGTTTGAATCTGATAGGTTAAGGGATATACTAATACCCGTCTTTGTGATGGCCTGTTTTCAGGTGGTTTTCATAAAACAACCTGATTTCGGTGCCTTTATGACCTTTGGAATATTAACCTTTTCAATGATATATCTGTCAGGTGCTAGACTGAGATATATTCTTTCTTTTGGTGTGCTCCTTATTCCAGTTATATATTACCTTATAAAAGAACCTTACAGATGGAAAAGGATTGTTGCCTTTCTTGATCCCTGGAGGGATCCTGCAGGAAGCGGTTTTCAGCTTATTCAATCACTCATTGCCTTTGGAAGTGGTGGGCTCACAGGAGTCGGACTCGGAGAGAGCAAACAGAAGCTACTTTATCTTCCAGCAATTCATAATGATTTCATCTTTGCCCTAGTGGGAGAGGAACTGGGCTTTATAGGTGCCTCCATTGTGGTGCTCCTCTTTCTGTGGCTTTTTTTGAGGGGAATGCGGATTGCAAAAAATACTGTAGATGGCTTCTCCTTTTATCTTGCCTCTGGTATATCTCTTATGCTTGCCATACAGGCAGTGGTGAACTTTGCTGTTTCTACAGGTCTTGCTCCAACAAAAGGTCTTCCACTTCCATTTATCAGTTACGGTGGTTCGTCCCTTGTTGTGAATATGACTGCAGTGGGTATACTGCTCAATATATCAAAAAATTCACAGGTCCCTTCAGAAAGAAGGGTTCATAAAAAGGATTGGCTTCTTGAAAGAAAAAAGGCCTATGTAAGGAAATTCAAAAAAAGGTGGCAGAGTAGAGGAAATATCACCTTATGA
- the murD gene encoding UDP-N-acetylmuramoyl-L-alanine--D-glutamate ligase has product MTVEKKFRLQGLKVLVVGLQRSGIGAALILKRLGANVRATDLKSIKELGEGVAGLIREGIDIKDGGHEERDFLESDLIVISPGVRTDMHLLKKAKDAGVEVIGELEFAFRTVRSGLTPLKRDIPFYAVTGTNGKSTVTTLLGLILNNHGIRTSVCGNIGKAITAEILDMMEGRVEYPDAFVVEVSSFQLETIKDFRPSIATILNITPDHLDRYRSMDEYIEAKARIGLNMKRDDFIILNADDPVVMKCRQMTDSEILYFSRKVPVEGIYLEKGGLKIKFKDREVEIDIKDMKIKGVHNTENAMASTLMAFLAGASRESIEKTLREFRGLEHRTEFVEEIDGVLYINDSKGTNVGALMKSLEGFSNIVLIAGGRDKKGDFSVLRPLIKERVKAMVLIGEAKEKIRESLGDLTLTVFASDMKDAVIRAKELARKGDVVLLSPGCASFDMFRDFEERGRIFKEIVRELKGGIRKD; this is encoded by the coding sequence ATGACCGTGGAAAAAAAATTCAGGCTTCAGGGTTTAAAGGTTCTGGTTGTAGGGCTTCAGAGGAGCGGGATAGGTGCAGCTCTTATTTTAAAAAGACTCGGTGCAAATGTAAGGGCTACTGACCTCAAGTCGATCAAGGAGCTTGGTGAAGGTGTAGCGGGACTGATAAGGGAAGGCATAGATATAAAGGATGGCGGTCATGAGGAGAGAGATTTTTTAGAGTCAGACCTCATAGTAATAAGTCCTGGTGTAAGGACAGATATGCACCTTCTTAAAAAGGCTAAAGATGCAGGTGTAGAGGTCATCGGTGAGCTTGAGTTTGCTTTCAGGACTGTAAGGTCAGGACTCACACCCCTTAAGAGAGATATACCCTTTTATGCAGTGACAGGTACAAACGGTAAATCAACAGTTACAACACTTCTTGGTCTTATTCTCAATAACCATGGAATAAGGACCTCTGTATGCGGAAATATCGGTAAGGCAATAACAGCAGAGATTCTTGATATGATGGAAGGAAGGGTAGAATATCCAGATGCTTTTGTTGTTGAGGTATCAAGTTTCCAGCTTGAGACAATAAAGGATTTCAGACCTTCAATAGCTACGATTTTAAATATTACTCCCGACCATCTTGACAGATACAGGTCAATGGATGAATACATAGAGGCAAAGGCACGAATTGGTCTGAATATGAAAAGGGATGATTTTATTATTCTCAATGCTGATGATCCCGTGGTAATGAAATGCAGACAGATGACTGACTCTGAGATACTTTATTTCAGCAGAAAAGTGCCTGTGGAGGGAATATATTTAGAGAAGGGAGGATTGAAAATAAAATTTAAGGATAGGGAAGTTGAGATTGATATTAAAGATATGAAGATAAAGGGTGTTCACAATACAGAAAATGCAATGGCTTCAACCCTCATGGCCTTTCTTGCTGGTGCCAGTCGGGAATCTATTGAAAAAACACTTAGAGAATTCAGAGGGCTCGAACACAGGACAGAGTTTGTTGAGGAGATAGATGGTGTTTTATATATAAATGATTCAAAGGGAACCAATGTTGGTGCCTTAATGAAGTCCCTTGAAGGGTTCAGTAACATAGTGCTTATTGCAGGTGGAAGGGATAAAAAGGGAGACTTTTCAGTCCTCAGACCTCTCATAAAGGAAAGAGTAAAGGCCATGGTTCTTATCGGAGAGGCAAAGGAAAAGATCAGAGAGAGCCTAGGAGATTTAACTCTAACAGTATTTGCCTCTGATATGAAGGATGCAGTTATAAGAGCAAAGGAGCTTGCAAGAAAAGGGGATGTAGTACTTTTAAGCCCTGGATGTGCGAGTTTTGACATGTTCAGGGATTTTGAAGAACGCGGAAGGATTTTTAAAGAAATAGTGAGGGAGTTAAAAGGTGGTATCAGGAAGGATTGA
- the mraY gene encoding phospho-N-acetylmuramoyl-pentapeptide-transferase: protein MLGELLYSLKDYFFGFNVFKYITFRTALAVVTAFLFTFFTGPYIIRWLRRLSFTQVIRNDGPKTHLTKEGTPTMGGILIILSVLVSMLLWGDLSNKYVLVMLVSITGFGLIGFYDDYLKVIKKNPKGLRALKKFGCQIGLALAISIFLYLNPEDPYKTALSVPFFKNILIDLGLFYIPFSIFVIVGASNAVNLTDGIDGLAIGLVAIAVIATGVLVYIAGHAGLAKYLQVLYLKGTGELTVFCGAMLGASLGFLWFNSYPAEVFMGDVGSLGLGGALGTLAVITKQEIVLAVVGGIFVIETLSVILQVASYKLTGKRIFKMAPIHHHFELLGWKEPKVIVRFWIVGIMLALLSLATLKVR from the coding sequence ATGCTCGGTGAACTTCTCTATTCATTGAAAGATTATTTTTTTGGTTTTAATGTATTTAAATACATAACCTTCAGAACAGCGCTTGCTGTGGTAACAGCATTTCTCTTTACCTTTTTTACAGGACCGTACATTATAAGATGGTTAAGAAGACTATCCTTTACACAGGTCATAAGAAATGATGGTCCAAAGACCCACCTTACAAAAGAGGGAACTCCGACAATGGGTGGAATACTGATAATACTTTCCGTCTTGGTAAGCATGCTTCTCTGGGGTGATCTTAGTAATAAATATGTCCTTGTCATGCTTGTTTCCATTACAGGTTTTGGCTTAATAGGATTTTATGATGATTATTTAAAGGTAATAAAAAAGAATCCTAAGGGTCTAAGGGCACTTAAAAAATTCGGCTGCCAGATAGGTCTTGCCCTCGCTATATCTATTTTTCTCTACCTTAATCCTGAAGATCCCTATAAGACTGCTCTTAGCGTACCTTTTTTTAAGAACATATTAATTGATCTTGGGCTATTTTATATTCCCTTTTCTATATTTGTGATCGTTGGTGCAAGCAATGCTGTAAATCTCACTGACGGTATAGATGGCCTTGCAATAGGTCTTGTTGCTATTGCTGTGATCGCCACTGGCGTACTTGTCTATATTGCAGGTCATGCAGGACTTGCCAAATACCTTCAGGTCCTCTATCTAAAAGGAACAGGTGAGCTCACTGTATTCTGCGGAGCAATGCTTGGAGCTAGCCTTGGATTCCTCTGGTTCAATTCCTATCCTGCAGAGGTCTTTATGGGAGATGTGGGTTCCCTTGGTCTGGGAGGTGCCCTTGGTACCCTTGCTGTGATAACAAAGCAGGAAATAGTTCTGGCTGTTGTCGGAGGTATATTTGTTATAGAAACTCTATCTGTAATACTACAGGTTGCTTCTTACAAATTAACAGGTAAAAGAATATTTAAAATGGCGCCAATCCATCACCACTTTGAGCTTCTCGGATGGAAGGAGCCCAAGGTTATTGTGAGATTCTGGATTGTGGGAATAATGCTTGCCCTACTGAGCCTCGCTACACTGAAGGTGAGATGA